In a genomic window of Vulpes lagopus strain Blue_001 chromosome 13, ASM1834538v1, whole genome shotgun sequence:
- the HNRNPA2B1 gene encoding heterogeneous nuclear ribonucleoproteins A2/B1 isoform X1 has product MEKTLETVPLERKKREKEQFRKLFIGGLSFETTEESLRNYYEQWGKLTDCVVMRDPASKRSRGFGFVTFSSMAEVDAAMAARPHSIDGRVVEPKRAVAREESGKPGAHVTVKKLFVGGIKEDTEEHHLRDYFEEYGKIDTIEIITDRQSGKKRGFGFVTFDDHDPVDKIVLQKYHTINGHNAEVRKALSRQEMQEVQSSRSGRGGNFGFGDSRGGGGNFGPGPGSNFRGGSDGYGSGRGFGDGYNGYGGGPGGGNFGGSPGYGGGRGGYGGGGPGYGNQGGGYGGGYDNYGGGNYGSGNYNDFGNYNQQPSNYGPMKSGNFGGSRNMGGPYGGGNYGPGGSGGSGGYGGRSRY; this is encoded by the exons ATGGAG aaaACTTTAGAAACTGTTCCTTTGGAGAGGAAAAAG agagaaaaggaacagtTCCGTAAACTCTTCATTGGTGGCTTGAGCTTTGAAACCACAGAAGAAAGTTTGAGGAACTACTACGAACAATGGGGAAAACTTACAGACTGTGTG GTTATGAGAGATCCTGCAAGCAAAAGATCAAGAGGATTTGGTTTTGTGACCTTTTCATCCATGGCTGAGGTTGATGCTGCTATGGCTGCAAGACCTCATTCAATTGATGGGAGAGTGGTTGAGCCAAAACGTGCTGTTGCAAGAGAG GAATCTGGAAAACCAGGGGCTCATGTAACTGTGAAGAAGCTCTTTGTTGGTGGAATTAAAGAAGATACTGAGGAACACCATCTTAGAGATTATTTCGAGGAATATGGAAAGATTGATACCATTGAGATAATTACTGATAGGCAGTCTGGAAAGAAAAGAGGCTTTGGTTTTGTTACCTTTGATGATCATGATCCTGTGGATAAGATTGTGT TGCAGAAATATCATACCATCAATGGTCATAACGCAGAAGTAAGAAAGGCTTTGTCTAGACAAGAAATGCAGGAAGTCCAAAGTTCTAGAAGTGGAAGAGGAG GCAACTTTGGTTTTGGAGATTCtcgtggtggtggtggaaatTTTGGACCAGGACCAGGAAGTAACTTTAGAGGAGGATCTG ATGGATATGGAAGTGGCCGTGGATTTGGGGATGGCTATAATGGGTATGGAGGAGGACCTGGAG GTGGCAATTTTGGAGGTAGCCCTGGttatggaggaggaagaggaggatatGGTGGTGGAGGACCTGGATATGGCAACCAGGGTGGGGGCTACGGAGGTGGTTATGACAACTATGGAGGAG GAAATTATGGAAGTGGAAATTACAATGATTTTGGAAATTATAACCAGCAACCCTCTAACTATGGTCCAATGAAGAGTGGAAACTTTGGTGGTAGCAGGAACATGGGGGGACCATATGGTGGAG GAAACTATGGTCCTGGAGGCAGTGGAGGAAGTGGGGGTTATGGAGGGAGAAGCCGATATTGA
- the HNRNPA2B1 gene encoding heterogeneous nuclear ribonucleoproteins A2/B1 isoform X3, with amino-acid sequence MEKTLETVPLERKKREKEQFRKLFIGGLSFETTEESLRNYYEQWGKLTDCVVMRDPASKRSRGFGFVTFSSMAEVDAAMAARPHSIDGRVVEPKRAVAREESGKPGAHVTVKKLFVGGIKEDTEEHHLRDYFEEYGKIDTIEIITDRQSGKKRGFGFVTFDDHDPVDKIVLQKYHTINGHNAEVRKALSRQEMQEVQSSRSGRGGNFGFGDSRGGGGNFGPGPGSNFRGGSDGYGSGRGFGDGYNGYGGGPGGNYGSGNYNDFGNYNQQPSNYGPMKSGNFGGSRNMGGPYGGGNYGPGGSGGSGGYGGRSRY; translated from the exons ATGGAG aaaACTTTAGAAACTGTTCCTTTGGAGAGGAAAAAG agagaaaaggaacagtTCCGTAAACTCTTCATTGGTGGCTTGAGCTTTGAAACCACAGAAGAAAGTTTGAGGAACTACTACGAACAATGGGGAAAACTTACAGACTGTGTG GTTATGAGAGATCCTGCAAGCAAAAGATCAAGAGGATTTGGTTTTGTGACCTTTTCATCCATGGCTGAGGTTGATGCTGCTATGGCTGCAAGACCTCATTCAATTGATGGGAGAGTGGTTGAGCCAAAACGTGCTGTTGCAAGAGAG GAATCTGGAAAACCAGGGGCTCATGTAACTGTGAAGAAGCTCTTTGTTGGTGGAATTAAAGAAGATACTGAGGAACACCATCTTAGAGATTATTTCGAGGAATATGGAAAGATTGATACCATTGAGATAATTACTGATAGGCAGTCTGGAAAGAAAAGAGGCTTTGGTTTTGTTACCTTTGATGATCATGATCCTGTGGATAAGATTGTGT TGCAGAAATATCATACCATCAATGGTCATAACGCAGAAGTAAGAAAGGCTTTGTCTAGACAAGAAATGCAGGAAGTCCAAAGTTCTAGAAGTGGAAGAGGAG GCAACTTTGGTTTTGGAGATTCtcgtggtggtggtggaaatTTTGGACCAGGACCAGGAAGTAACTTTAGAGGAGGATCTG ATGGATATGGAAGTGGCCGTGGATTTGGGGATGGCTATAATGGGTATGGAGGAGGACCTGGAG GAAATTATGGAAGTGGAAATTACAATGATTTTGGAAATTATAACCAGCAACCCTCTAACTATGGTCCAATGAAGAGTGGAAACTTTGGTGGTAGCAGGAACATGGGGGGACCATATGGTGGAG GAAACTATGGTCCTGGAGGCAGTGGAGGAAGTGGGGGTTATGGAGGGAGAAGCCGATATTGA
- the HNRNPA2B1 gene encoding heterogeneous nuclear ribonucleoproteins A2/B1 isoform X2, translating into MEREKEQFRKLFIGGLSFETTEESLRNYYEQWGKLTDCVVMRDPASKRSRGFGFVTFSSMAEVDAAMAARPHSIDGRVVEPKRAVAREESGKPGAHVTVKKLFVGGIKEDTEEHHLRDYFEEYGKIDTIEIITDRQSGKKRGFGFVTFDDHDPVDKIVLQKYHTINGHNAEVRKALSRQEMQEVQSSRSGRGGNFGFGDSRGGGGNFGPGPGSNFRGGSDGYGSGRGFGDGYNGYGGGPGGGNFGGSPGYGGGRGGYGGGGPGYGNQGGGYGGGYDNYGGGNYGSGNYNDFGNYNQQPSNYGPMKSGNFGGSRNMGGPYGGGNYGPGGSGGSGGYGGRSRY; encoded by the exons ATGGAG agagaaaaggaacagtTCCGTAAACTCTTCATTGGTGGCTTGAGCTTTGAAACCACAGAAGAAAGTTTGAGGAACTACTACGAACAATGGGGAAAACTTACAGACTGTGTG GTTATGAGAGATCCTGCAAGCAAAAGATCAAGAGGATTTGGTTTTGTGACCTTTTCATCCATGGCTGAGGTTGATGCTGCTATGGCTGCAAGACCTCATTCAATTGATGGGAGAGTGGTTGAGCCAAAACGTGCTGTTGCAAGAGAG GAATCTGGAAAACCAGGGGCTCATGTAACTGTGAAGAAGCTCTTTGTTGGTGGAATTAAAGAAGATACTGAGGAACACCATCTTAGAGATTATTTCGAGGAATATGGAAAGATTGATACCATTGAGATAATTACTGATAGGCAGTCTGGAAAGAAAAGAGGCTTTGGTTTTGTTACCTTTGATGATCATGATCCTGTGGATAAGATTGTGT TGCAGAAATATCATACCATCAATGGTCATAACGCAGAAGTAAGAAAGGCTTTGTCTAGACAAGAAATGCAGGAAGTCCAAAGTTCTAGAAGTGGAAGAGGAG GCAACTTTGGTTTTGGAGATTCtcgtggtggtggtggaaatTTTGGACCAGGACCAGGAAGTAACTTTAGAGGAGGATCTG ATGGATATGGAAGTGGCCGTGGATTTGGGGATGGCTATAATGGGTATGGAGGAGGACCTGGAG GTGGCAATTTTGGAGGTAGCCCTGGttatggaggaggaagaggaggatatGGTGGTGGAGGACCTGGATATGGCAACCAGGGTGGGGGCTACGGAGGTGGTTATGACAACTATGGAGGAG GAAATTATGGAAGTGGAAATTACAATGATTTTGGAAATTATAACCAGCAACCCTCTAACTATGGTCCAATGAAGAGTGGAAACTTTGGTGGTAGCAGGAACATGGGGGGACCATATGGTGGAG GAAACTATGGTCCTGGAGGCAGTGGAGGAAGTGGGGGTTATGGAGGGAGAAGCCGATATTGA